The DNA window CGGGGTCAGCAGGTCCCGGAACATGTCCAGGGCGTGGCGGTGGGTTCGCCGCCGTGCCACACGACGCTCACGGGATGGCTGCTGTTCTGCTGCGCGATCGACTCGGCGCACGCCTTCGCGACCGCCTTGCTCATCAAGCGGCGGGAGCTGCGGTCGGGCAGGTAGGAAAGTTGACGGCCGGGCCCAGGTGATCGTCGGTGCAGGTCTGGGGCCCGGGTTGCGATCCTCGCCCCGCGCGGTGGCCGGGCGCAGCCCACCCCTCCACTTCTGTATCCGAATCCGCGTTGCCGAAGTTGCGATCCTCGCCCGGCGCGGTGGCCGGGCGCAGCAGCTCCTCAGCAGCGCATATTCCTAGTCTTCGAGGCCGAGGAAGCCGAAAGAAGAGGCCTGACCCGCGTTTCCGCAGGTCAGACCTATCGTGATCTTGCCCGAAGGAACCCCAATCTTTTGTCCGTAGGCTATTCGGAAGATATAAAGGAGAGAAGAAAAAGCCTTTCGGTGCCGTTTGCGATATTATCCGACGTCGCTCGATCAACACTCACAACAGTGGGAGGGTTCCGCACATTCCAGCGCTCGACGTAAAACCCGCATTTGCTGCCGGCTCGAGCGACCCCGCCCTTGCCGATTAACACGAGAGGTCCATCAGGCACCTCGTCTATAGCGGCCGCATCGACGAGATCCCCGGACAGGAGCTTTAGTGGATCGCCGTTCGGGTTTCCCACGTACGCAACGTTCCAGGAAGCCCTTTCTGAATACGAGTCAACCTTGCGGCAACCCTCGACGTTGACACTCGACGAGCACCGCTCAAGGCCGGTGAGCGCCTTCCGGTCTCCTGCTCCGCAAGCCGCGAGGGTGGAAGCAGTAAACAGATAGAGTACCGATAACCATACCGTTGTCCTACGCATCCACGTCCTGGGGGTGTGCCGAGTGCAGTGCGTGTCGTGCTTCGTGTCCCTGACGCGCGTCCGCCGGAGGGTACGACTCGATCCAACTGTCGGTGACACTCGCCGGATCGTCGTGATCGTGGGCAGTCCCGCCTGCGGCACGAGCAGTCGGTCTCTCGGCCACGGTCGCAGGCCTCCTTGCAGGTCACAGGTGCGGACAGCTACCTGACCTTACTCACCACCAGCCGAAAGTCCACCCGACCCATCCCACGAACAGGTGACAGGCGACCATCTTTCGGCGACCCCGGTCACCCGGCACGATCTGACACAGGCATGGACGGATGAAGCGCGACGGCGACGCGCGTCGTGGCGGGGGGCCGCCTCGACAAGGAGCACGACCCATCAGGGTCAACGACGAGGGCGTCTGACCAGTTGGGTCTGCCGCACCGCGGTGACGACGCCGATGCCGGCCATGGCGGCGGCGGCGAGGACACCGGGATGGCGGCGCGCTGCGGACCGAACTGTTGCGGTCACATCGCGGATCGTACGGACAGCGGTGGTGCCTGCCTGCTTCGCTGCGGCTCCGCCGCTGCCACGAAGCTTCTCCGTCGTCCGCTTCGCGTGCTGGCGCTGCGTATTGCCGCGCTGTTGCAAGCTGGACATAGCCTCAGTCAGTCCTGCTCTGTCCGCCCGTTGGCGTGCTGTCCGGAGCACGGCTGCGCTCTTGCCGCGCATCGCCTGGGCCGCACCGACCAACTGTTGCCGAGCACGGCCTTTGATCTGCGGGCGCTGTCCAGGCCGCGCGCCTTCACGTCCGTTTTGGCTGCCAGCGCGTGTACCGTGTCGGCCAGTTCAGCTCGGGTCCGCTGGATGTCCGCGCCGGTGTGACCCGGGTCGCTGGCGTCGCTCGCTGTCATCGCCGTCTACCCTCCTTGGCGGCCTGCTGCACCGACTCGACGTCCTTACGCACGCTGCCCAACGTCGACTGCGGCGCGAGCGGCATCGCCCGTTCGGTCTGCTTCTTCCCGGACAACGCGAGCAGCCCAGCCACCGCAAACAGGACCACCGCCACGACCAGCGCGGCCAACCACGCCCACATCACCGTGGCCACTAGCAGGATGAACGCGGCGACAAGGGCACCCCCGCCGTACAGCGCCACCCCGCCCGCGCCGCCGAACATGGCGGCAGCGAAGCCAGCGCTCTTGCCCTTGCCGGTCAACTCCGCGCGGGCCAACGCCAACTCGTCGCGCACCAACTGGCGGATCTGGTCGGTGGCACGCTCAATCAGCTGCGCCACCGTAGGCTCCTGGGCCTTCCGGTCGTCACCGGGAGCGCCGCTCATGTGCCGTCACCTTCTATTCAGGGGGATGGAAGCCCAGCGGAGATGCGCCGGTCAGCCGCGGGGTGCCGTACGCCCCGCACCTGTCTTGCAGAGCACAGGTCAGCGAGCTGCTGCCGCCGTAGAGACAAGGTCATTGGTCGCGCCAGCCGCGGTGGCGCCCAGTGGCGCTTCCACCCCGCCGACGACAGAGGATCCGCTGTCCGGAGCGGAGAGGTGGTCCGGCGTCGCGGCACCTTGAGGGCGTCGCCGGCCGGCACGCACAATGGCCACCGCAGCCGCCGCTGTCAGGACCATTGCCGCCGCTTGCAGCATCGGCCCTTTCCTGCTTCGCCTACGCCTCATGTCCCACCTGCTCCTCCCGTACTCGATTTGGATTTACCTATCCTGCGCCATGCGATTAGGGAAAATACGGCCATGGGGGACGCATACCCCGTTCGTGTGTCGTCGTACGGGCCAACGTGCGACGACATCGTGCGTCCCACGCGACGCGGCGGCGCCTGGACCCGCCGGTAGCAGGGCACGGGCGGGCTGGTTGTGACCTGCCCGCCCGTGAGCGTTGCGGGCGATACCTCCGTCATCGGCGTCGTCGGCTGGACTCGGGGATGTTCGCCTCGACCTCCTCGTGGCGGACCCGCTCGTCGATCGGCTACTCCTCGACCACCTCGTTTTGGACAGGTGCACCCGCTCGACCGGCACCCGGTCCTTGGCCACCACAGGGCGTTCCGCACGCAGGGCATCTCCTGCTGACCCGAACCCGCCGTGGTACACCGGCCCACCGCTGGAGTGATATCCGTCTCGCCCCGCCCACTGGCTCCTTGTTCCGGTCGGGCACTGCCCGCCGGCGCCACATCGATGCTAGTGCGCTGTCGACGTCCGCCGCGCCGGCTCCGGATCACGACCGGCGGCGTTGAGGCGTGCTGGACCACCGCCCTGGGCCTTGCCGCAACACCGGCAACGTTCGTGGAGACGCACCAGCGGACCTCCACGTCGGCCCTGCACAGGCTGGTCAGCCGTCGTAGGGTGGTCGATCATGGCTTCTCGCCGACCGCATAACCTCCGTGCGCTTCTCGCCGTGCCGTCGCTGCGCCGGCTGCTGGCCGTCCGTTTGGGGGGACAGTTCACCGACGGGGTGTTTCAGGCCGCTCTCGCCGGCAGTGTCCTGTTCAACCCGGACCGGCAGGCGACACCGACCGCGATCGCCCTCGCCGCAGCGGCGCTGGTCCTGCCGTACTCGCTGGTGGGTCCGTTCGCGGGTGTTCTGCTCGACCGGTCGAGCCGCCGGACGGTGATCGTCCTGGCCAACCTGGCTCGAGCGGGTCTCGTCCTGCCGATCGCCGCGATGATCTTTCTGGGGTCGGAGGGGCTGCTGTTGTTCGTCACGACCCTGGTGGTGATCGGGCTGGGGCGGCTGCTGCTGGCCGGGCTGTCGGCCGCGACTCCGCATGTGGTGTCCGACGAGCGGCTGGTCACCGCCAACGCCGTCGCGGGCACGGCGGGTTCGGTGGCGTATTCGCTGGGGTTGGGATGTGCTCTGCTGTTGCTTCAGACGGCCTTCCCAGTCGGCGATACCGGCTATGCCGGCATCGCCGTGCTCACGCCGGTCGGTTACTTGGCCTGCGCCGTCGGGGCCCGGTTCTCCTTCGCCCGCTACGACCTGGGCCCAGAGCGGGCCGCCGTGGACCGATCAGGCCTTGCTGGTGAGGTGGCGGCGGTGGTGCACGGCATGACCGAAGGCCTACGACACCTGGCGCAGGCGCGCAGGGCCGCATATGCGATGGCGGCGCAGACGGGTTTCCGGCTGCTGTTCGGGGTGCTCGCCCTGGCGATGCTGTTGCTCTACCGCAACCAGTTCGCCGGTGACGACCTTGACGGCGTGCCGGCGCAGCTCGGCCTGGTCTTCGCCGCGGGCGCGGTCGGGGTCCTGGTCGCCGCCGTCGCCACTCCGCCGATGACG is part of the Micromonospora olivasterospora genome and encodes:
- a CDS encoding DUF3618 domain-containing protein encodes the protein MTASDASDPGHTGADIQRTRAELADTVHALAAKTDVKARGLDSARRSKAVLGNSWSVRPRRCAARAQPCSGQHANGRTEQD
- a CDS encoding phage holin family protein, whose translation is MSGAPGDDRKAQEPTVAQLIERATDQIRQLVRDELALARAELTGKGKSAGFAAAMFGGAGGVALYGGGALVAAFILLVATVMWAWLAALVVAVVLFAVAGLLALSGKKQTERAMPLAPQSTLGSVRKDVESVQQAAKEGRRR
- a CDS encoding MFS transporter, which translates into the protein MASRRPHNLRALLAVPSLRRLLAVRLGGQFTDGVFQAALAGSVLFNPDRQATPTAIALAAAALVLPYSLVGPFAGVLLDRSSRRTVIVLANLARAGLVLPIAAMIFLGSEGLLLFVTTLVVIGLGRLLLAGLSAATPHVVSDERLVTANAVAGTAGSVAYSLGLGCALLLLQTAFPVGDTGYAGIAVLTPVGYLACAVGARFSFARYDLGPERAAVDRSGLAGEVAAVVHGMTEGLRHLAQARRAAYAMAAQTGFRLLFGVLALAMLLLYRNQFAGDDLDGVPAQLGLVFAAGAVGVLVAAVATPPMTRRIGGWRWVTLLLAAVAVALPAFGLAFDPLLLVLAVLVVNVAGQGIKIVVDTMVQQECADGFRGRVFAVNDTVFNLAYVLGMAAAAPIIPDNGRSPLLLALSATGFAGLALGYGVLAGRYARVGGGDLTAATKQRRLPY